Below is a window of Salvelinus fontinalis isolate EN_2023a unplaced genomic scaffold, ASM2944872v1 scaffold_0188, whole genome shotgun sequence DNA.
TCTCACTGGTTTCACAGCAGAAGGCTGTCCACATGATATCTGGGATGTTCACTCTGttgttcagtgtgttgttgttgttgttgggaacTGCTCCAGTCACCACATAGGCTTCTATCTTGTTGTTGTTATCCTTACAGTTACTCACAAGAGCTTTTCTGACGTTGCACTCCATTTGCATCCATCTGCCTCGGTTGAAGCCTCTTTCCTGGGGAACGATGTTTGTCAGGGTGAAAGTGGACCTCTTGGTATCATTATCAGGTGCATACGAACATGGGAAAAGGTGACCCCTCTCCAAAATCATGCCCTTTATTGTTGCATTGTAGTCTGTGTCCACAGCCTGATGGTCGACTCTTATATCTTTATTATTATTAAGCACCTTCAACTTATGTTGGGTTTTCATCTCTTTTATATCTATATCTTCAAGCTGCAGAAACATCAGTCAGACATTaaaactctttaactagtttagacattacaactctttaactagtttagacattacaactctttaactagtttagacattaaaactctttaactagtttagacattacaactctttaactagtttagacattacaactctttaactagtttagacattacaactctttaactagttcaCAATTTAAATCCAATTTTAAATCACAATAAAATCCAACAATTCAATCCAGACTTAAGTACTGAAAGTAGGTAACACAACTGTCTGTGATATATACCAGTAAACAAATACACATGTTATGTTATATGACAAACATTAGTCCTACCTGGGGCTCTATCATCCAGGACTGACTAGGTAACATAACTGTCTGTGATATATACCAGTAAACAAATACACATGTTATGTTATATGACAAACATTAGTCCTACCTGGGGCTCGATCATCCAGGACTGACTAGGTAACATAACTGTCTGTGATATATACCAGTAAACAAATACACATGTTATGTTATATGACAAACATTAGTCCTACCTGGGGCTCGATCATCCAGCGTTGATTTGGTCTATACTGTTTTGTTCTAACTAGTTtggttttgatttgatttggtctaTACTGTTTTGTTCCAACTAGTTtggttttgatttgatttggtctaTACTGTTTTCTTCCAACTAGTTtggttttgatttgatttggtctaTACTGTTTTGTTCCAACTAGTTTggttttcatttgatttgatcccGTACACGTTGTATCACCAGTGGGGTCTGTAGGAGGACCAGTGAAGGTGTAGGCTGAGAACACAGGGATCCTGTTGGTCATGTCGTAGAGAGTTGCAAAGCTGTAGGTCTTGTTGAACTTCTGGCAAATCAGCTTGTAGCGGCTCTGGTTCTGGACTGTCCCACCATCCAAAATACCTGGGAGATTTGGAGTTTTCCCCTCCAGGAAGAACTCTGTGCACTCTGGAACATCACTTAACTTATCCCCTAcacgagagagagcaggaggaaggagagagagaaggaggagagtagagagatgatTCAATACCCCCATCATCACCTGAAGACTGTACACCACAGAGACAAAGATGAAGTTacagagaccagttggtagacTGGAGAGACTGCTGATCTGAGTCAGGACAGACTGATTTAAATAGTTATAacagagaccagttggtagacTGGAGACTGCTGAGCTGAGTCAGGACAGACTGCTTTAAATAGGTTTTcagagaccagttggtagacTGGAGACTGTTG
It encodes the following:
- the LOC129844174 gene encoding uncharacterized protein LOC129844174; this translates as MMGVLNHLSTLLLLSLLPPALSRVGDKLSDVPECTEFFLEGKTPNLPGILDGGTVQNQSRYKLICQKFNKTYSFATLYDMTNRIPVFSAYTFTGPPTDPTGDTTCTGSNQMKTKLVGTKQYRPNQIKTKLVGRKQYRPNQIKTKLVGTKQYRPNQIKTKLVRTKQYRPNQRWMIEPQLEDIDIKEMKTQHKLKVLNNNKDIRVDHQAVDTDYNATIKGMILERGHLFPCSYAPDNDTKRSTFTLTNIVPQERGFNRGRWMQMECNVRKALVSNCKDNNNKIEAYVVTGAVPNNNNNTLNNRVNIPDIMWTAFCCETSEKDKWMAGAHWGENKKKELNTEVLGPHPLTDLYVMLNDRYRVDGVQVFPEKCSNGEIPTELRKDKNKKFCVSQKTKTNLKRNKPDDDGGGVLLFPDLNKRLTVDTPRALPLKDGGDEHDHCVYDDDCVCSSVGVKGYYLPVVFVSVLVMMM